CCATGACGCTGTTCAGCAGAGAGCTTTTGCCCGCCCCGTTCGCGCCTATGACGGAGACCAGCTCCCCCTCGTCCAGCCGGATCGAGACCCCGTTCACCGCCCTGATGTCACCGTAGTACACGGAGAGATCCCTGACCTCAAGAAGCATCGGACGAATCCCCCTTCCCCAGGTAGGCCTCTATCACCCGCGGGTCCTCACGGACATCCTGCGGGCGCCCCTCGGCGAGAAGCCTGCCGTGGTCAAGCACCACCAGTCTGTCCGACAATCCCATGGCCACCTTCATGTTGTGCTCGATCAGCAGCACTGATATTCCTGCGTCCCTCACCTGGCGAACCAGCCTGGACAGAAGCTCTATCTCCTCGTGGCGCAGACCCGAGAAGGTCTCGTCCAGAAGCAGCAGCCTCGGCTTAAGCGCTAAGGCGCGTGCCAGCTCAAGA
This genomic interval from Synergistaceae bacterium contains the following:
- a CDS encoding ATP-binding cassette domain-containing protein gives rise to the protein MLLEVRDLSVYYGDIRAVNGVSIRLDEGELVSVIGANGAGKSSLLNSVM